A window of the Aquimarina spinulae genome harbors these coding sequences:
- a CDS encoding YeiH family protein, whose translation MNILKKEKTIRLIRIIIFFLIIIACLSSVINSSIALLLGFIFTNVFGNRFLVFNNKAISFLLQLAIIGIGFNLNIQETLVIGQNGFMYIMFFVIFALCIGIILGKTLKVEQKTAHLISSGTAICGGSAIAAIASTIHAPKEDISIALSIVFILNAIALLVFPTLGHIFNLSEYQFGLWSAIAIHDTSSVVGAAQIYGEEALKIATIIKLVKTLWIVPVAIFSSLLFKGEFHSKKIPWFIIIFVLVIIINSYSPISSTITNSIYTISKSIFVIVLFLVGMNLSISKIKVVGWKPAVLGISTWFIISTISLLIILNL comes from the coding sequence ATGAATATTTTGAAGAAAGAAAAGACGATTCGACTGATCAGAATAATTATATTTTTTCTAATTATAATAGCATGTTTATCTTCAGTTATAAATAGTTCTATAGCATTATTATTAGGTTTTATATTTACCAATGTATTCGGGAATCGATTTCTTGTATTTAATAACAAAGCCATTAGTTTTTTACTACAACTTGCTATTATCGGAATTGGTTTTAACCTCAATATTCAAGAAACCCTGGTTATTGGTCAAAATGGTTTTATGTATATCATGTTCTTTGTGATTTTTGCTTTATGCATTGGTATTATATTAGGAAAAACCCTTAAAGTCGAACAAAAAACAGCACATCTAATTTCTTCTGGAACTGCTATCTGCGGTGGGAGTGCAATTGCAGCAATAGCATCTACAATACATGCCCCAAAAGAAGATATTTCTATTGCATTAAGTATAGTTTTTATTCTTAATGCAATAGCGTTATTAGTTTTCCCAACTCTAGGTCACATATTTAATTTATCTGAATATCAATTTGGTTTATGGAGCGCTATTGCCATTCATGATACCAGTTCAGTAGTTGGTGCTGCGCAAATCTACGGAGAAGAAGCCTTAAAAATAGCTACAATCATTAAGTTGGTTAAGACGTTGTGGATTGTCCCAGTAGCTATTTTTTCTTCTCTGCTATTTAAGGGTGAATTCCATTCAAAAAAAATACCCTGGTTTATAATAATCTTTGTTTTGGTAATTATCATAAATAGTTATTCACCTATCTCTAGTACAATTACAAATTCGATATATACGATTTCAAAATCAATATTTGTAATAGTTCTCTTTCTGGTAGGAATGAATTTATCTATTTCTAAAATAAAAGTGGTTGGATGGAAACCCGCAGTTCTAGGAATATCGACATGGTTTATCATATCAACAATCTCGTTACTTATAATACTTAATTTATAA
- a CDS encoding LysR family transcriptional regulator, which produces MIYRLKVFKKVADFLSFTKASKMLFITQPAITKHISELEKHFGKALFNRHGNKISLTPEGKLLLQYTNKILNLYNQLEDDFLALNSKFPDKITIGASTTISQYILPKILSKFKAKYSTTNITLLNNNSEQIESSIINKQVDIGFTEGNTSNPLLHYETFVLDEIVLVTSADNTGLKKQEITLRELKKLPLILREKGSGTRNIIKDALQNVNVDISQLAIEMTLGSTESIKTYLMHSGSYSFLSIHCITDELMNNKLKIIDITSFTIKRVFHMVNLHGEYSNTVEKTKRFFAAHYNLME; this is translated from the coding sequence ATGATCTACAGATTAAAAGTTTTCAAAAAAGTTGCTGATTTTCTTAGTTTTACCAAAGCTTCCAAAATGCTTTTTATCACACAACCAGCAATAACAAAACATATTAGCGAATTAGAAAAACATTTTGGTAAAGCATTATTTAACAGGCATGGCAATAAAATAAGTTTAACTCCCGAAGGAAAATTATTACTACAATACACCAATAAAATACTGAATCTATATAATCAACTAGAAGATGATTTTTTGGCTTTAAATAGTAAATTCCCCGATAAGATCACTATTGGAGCAAGTACTACGATTTCTCAATACATTTTGCCCAAAATATTATCAAAATTTAAAGCAAAATACAGCACTACCAACATTACTCTTCTCAATAACAATTCTGAACAGATAGAATCATCAATTATTAATAAACAGGTAGATATTGGTTTTACAGAAGGAAATACTTCTAATCCACTTTTACATTACGAAACATTTGTTTTAGACGAAATTGTTTTGGTCACCAGTGCAGATAACACCGGATTAAAAAAGCAAGAAATTACGCTAAGAGAATTAAAAAAACTACCGTTAATATTGCGAGAAAAAGGTTCTGGTACCAGAAACATTATAAAAGATGCTCTGCAAAATGTAAATGTAGATATTAGCCAATTAGCAATTGAGATGACCTTAGGAAGCACAGAAAGTATTAAAACATATTTAATGCACTCGGGCTCCTACTCTTTTCTATCTATTCATTGTATTACAGATGAGCTAATGAATAATAAATTAAAAATCATTGATATTACTTCTTTTACTATCAAGCGTGTTTTTCATATGGTGAATTTACATGGAGAATATTCGAATACCGTAGAAAAAACAAAACGCTTCTTTGCTGCTCATTATAACCTAATGGAATAA
- a CDS encoding SGNH/GDSL hydrolase family protein — protein sequence MVNRFVIIFIGLFIVCISCSSSHITQESGVENSNQQNDSRDISDKEYDLLFVGNSLTYSNNLPRLVTQEAKRKGIVITTTMLAKPNYAIVDHWADKEVQRLIKTKKYDIVIIQQGPSSQADGREMLLNSGKEYSNLCNANGAKLAYFMVWPSRIYYHTFDGVIKNYTDAAINNKAILCPVGKIWKQHFDKTSDFSYYSQDQFHPSLSGSKVAAKVIVESLFLK from the coding sequence ATGGTTAATAGATTTGTTATAATATTTATCGGATTATTTATAGTATGTATATCTTGCTCATCGAGTCATATTACTCAAGAATCAGGTGTCGAAAATTCTAATCAACAAAATGATAGCCGTGATATATCGGACAAAGAATATGATCTCCTATTTGTGGGTAATAGCTTGACGTATAGTAATAATTTGCCCAGATTAGTAACACAAGAAGCAAAAAGAAAGGGGATTGTGATTACGACTACAATGTTGGCTAAGCCCAATTATGCTATTGTAGATCATTGGGCAGATAAAGAGGTACAACGTCTGATTAAAACAAAGAAATATGATATTGTGATTATACAGCAAGGCCCTTCGTCTCAGGCCGATGGGAGAGAGATGCTTCTTAATTCTGGAAAAGAATATAGTAACCTATGTAATGCAAATGGTGCAAAACTGGCTTATTTTATGGTATGGCCATCAAGAATATACTACCATACTTTTGATGGTGTTATTAAAAACTATACAGACGCAGCAATCAACAATAAAGCAATACTATGTCCTGTAGGAAAAATCTGGAAACAACATTTTGATAAGACTAGCGATTTTTCATATTACAGTCAAGATCAATTTCATCCTTCTTTATCGGGTAGTAAGGTGGCAGCCAAAGTGATTGTAGAGTCACTGTTTTTGAAGTAG
- a CDS encoding sensor histidine kinase: MLDKKLFRFIVLFYILACLFGLVNALFQKISGVSFKSFTWIGLIMNYLFNYGTKFIFIILSIIFTRIYIMRKFSLPISIIIHTLISVLLSLYSSVLLLGYEKYVLGYTDVIDTKLVLLRLAYSSNFNFFVYFTLITILYAYYYFKKQKDQEIKESNLKTQLLDSKIKVLQSQLQPHFLFNALNDISSLMDIDIEKSQDALADLSEMLRKTLSIKDVKYITLEEELSILNKYLDIEKLRFGEKLNFKIDIADFMLFEKVPPLILQPIVENSIKHGFSYAHDTITIGIKIFMLHDDIVFEITNNGVQLQQEKIVFGNGISNVLERVDTLYQGNYSFDIRNNENSGVINSIKIPRIFEQGKHS; encoded by the coding sequence ATGCTAGATAAAAAACTTTTTAGATTTATAGTTCTGTTTTATATTTTGGCATGTCTTTTTGGTCTTGTCAATGCTCTTTTTCAAAAAATAAGCGGAGTTTCATTTAAATCATTTACCTGGATTGGGCTTATCATGAATTATCTATTTAATTATGGTACCAAGTTCATATTTATTATACTATCAATCATATTTACGAGAATCTATATTATGCGTAAATTCTCTCTGCCCATTAGTATCATTATTCATACTTTAATTTCAGTTTTATTATCACTCTATAGCTCTGTTCTGCTACTAGGATATGAGAAATACGTCCTTGGGTATACCGATGTTATTGATACTAAACTAGTTTTATTAAGGTTGGCTTATAGTTCGAACTTTAACTTTTTTGTCTATTTCACGCTAATCACTATTCTATATGCCTATTATTATTTCAAAAAACAAAAAGATCAGGAAATAAAAGAATCCAATTTAAAAACACAATTACTGGATTCAAAAATTAAAGTTTTACAATCACAGCTACAACCACATTTTCTATTTAATGCTTTAAATGACATCTCTTCCTTAATGGATATTGATATTGAAAAATCGCAAGATGCATTAGCCGATTTAAGCGAAATGCTAAGAAAAACACTAAGCATCAAAGATGTAAAATATATTACTTTAGAAGAAGAATTATCAATTTTAAACAAATATTTAGATATTGAAAAACTACGATTTGGAGAAAAATTAAATTTTAAGATTGATATTGCCGATTTTATGCTATTCGAAAAAGTACCGCCACTTATCTTACAACCTATTGTAGAAAATTCTATAAAACATGGTTTTTCGTATGCTCATGATACCATTACAATTGGTATAAAAATTTTTATGCTCCATGATGATATTGTTTTCGAAATAACTAATAATGGAGTACAATTACAACAAGAAAAAATTGTTTTCGGTAATGGTATTAGTAATGTTTTAGAACGAGTAGACACCTTATATCAAGGTAATTATTCGTTTGATATTAGAAATAATGAAAATTCTGGAGTGATCAATAGTATAAAAATACCGAGAATCTTTGAACAGGGTAAGCACTCTTAA
- a CDS encoding LytR/AlgR family response regulator transcription factor: MKILIVDDEALARKRILKLIIEAKVTDSIFEASSGKEAIQYICELEPDLVFLDIQMTDMTGFDVLKKVHPEYTPTIIFVTAFDSFAVKAFEVQAIDFLLKPFKKDRFFEALHRGINRIKINEKEVFSSKMSSLIQFLKNEETSILEERNTYLERIVLKLGKKYYFVETSDVKYVISSAYYAEIFTYSGQKHVYRISMSDFIKKLDPKEFIRINRSTIVRLKEIKEVIGEGMGDYSITMNDEKSFSLTKTYKASFLKKIDIKNS, encoded by the coding sequence ATGAAAATACTTATTGTTGATGATGAAGCTTTGGCCAGAAAGAGGATTTTAAAATTAATTATCGAAGCCAAAGTAACCGATTCTATTTTTGAAGCATCATCTGGTAAGGAAGCCATACAATATATTTGTGAGTTAGAACCCGATCTTGTTTTCTTAGATATACAAATGACAGATATGACTGGTTTTGATGTACTAAAAAAAGTGCATCCAGAATATACCCCCACTATTATTTTTGTAACTGCTTTTGATAGTTTTGCTGTTAAAGCATTCGAGGTGCAAGCAATTGATTTTTTATTAAAGCCTTTTAAAAAAGATCGATTTTTTGAAGCTTTACACAGAGGCATCAATCGTATTAAAATAAATGAAAAAGAAGTCTTTTCTTCAAAAATGAGTAGTTTGATTCAATTTCTGAAAAATGAAGAAACAAGCATATTAGAGGAACGTAACACTTACTTAGAAAGAATTGTTTTAAAACTAGGAAAGAAGTATTATTTTGTAGAAACCAGCGATGTAAAATATGTCATTTCATCTGCGTATTATGCCGAAATTTTCACGTATTCGGGTCAAAAGCATGTATATCGTATCTCTATGAGTGATTTTATTAAAAAATTAGATCCAAAAGAATTTATTCGTATAAACAGGTCAACTATCGTTAGATTGAAAGAAATTAAAGAGGTTATAGGAGAAGGTATGGGAGATTATAGTATTACCATGAATGATGAAAAATCGTTCTCTTTAACAAAAACGTATAAAGCATCTTTTTTAAAGAAAATTGATATTAAGAATTCTTAA
- a CDS encoding GNAT family N-acetyltransferase, producing the protein MLEEQIIRYTEERLPELKNIFFLNVPEYFAEEEWDDFTEYLKLHSTTYFLAKNENAVIGCGGYHKSNDTTARLSWDFIHPDFKGKGLGRKIISHCLEEIDKDANIHNIEVWTSQLAYQFYAKFGLKTYHIEEHYWGKDLHLYKMKT; encoded by the coding sequence ATGCTTGAAGAGCAAATTATTAGATATACAGAAGAACGGTTACCCGAACTCAAGAATATATTTTTTCTAAATGTTCCCGAGTATTTTGCAGAAGAAGAATGGGATGACTTTACAGAGTATTTAAAACTACATAGTACTACATATTTTCTTGCAAAGAATGAAAATGCGGTAATTGGTTGTGGGGGGTATCATAAAAGTAATGATACTACTGCAAGGCTTTCATGGGATTTTATTCACCCAGATTTTAAAGGTAAAGGTTTAGGAAGAAAAATTATCTCACACTGTTTAGAAGAGATAGACAAAGACGCAAATATACATAATATTGAGGTTTGGACTTCGCAGCTTGCATATCAATTTTATGCAAAATTTGGATTAAAAACGTACCATATCGAAGAACATTATTGGGGAAAGGATTTACATCTCTATAAAATGAAAACGTAA
- a CDS encoding Bro-N domain-containing protein: MKSEIVKKETNYFQQLTSVEINNQIWFIVDEVVKVLELGNPDEVWSTLDIEERFATEIFYNGTQKNANLISESGLYSLIFKSTTNSAKKFRKWVTNQVLPLIRIRGYYTTKRLEIPNFVIRFNDNWDRISSGYFSILSELFIRLYGRFEQEGYILPNKALDGKEIRPDISVSLHFEKHLEKKFPQYNREFKTYLHRLPTGKEIEVKQYRNHLLPIFIDFVDKHWLPEHAYTYFKSRDKEALKYLPKLIGSET; this comes from the coding sequence ATGAAATCAGAAATCGTAAAAAAAGAAACTAATTATTTTCAGCAGCTAACGTCTGTAGAAATCAATAATCAAATTTGGTTTATTGTTGATGAAGTAGTGAAAGTACTGGAGTTAGGGAATCCAGATGAAGTTTGGAGTACACTGGATATAGAAGAACGTTTTGCTACCGAAATATTTTATAATGGAACTCAAAAAAATGCGAACCTGATTTCTGAAAGTGGTTTGTATTCTTTAATTTTTAAAAGCACAACAAACAGTGCTAAAAAATTTAGAAAATGGGTTACTAATCAGGTTTTACCACTAATACGTATTAGAGGATATTACACTACAAAGCGGCTAGAAATACCCAATTTTGTAATTCGGTTTAATGACAATTGGGATCGTATATCTTCTGGCTATTTTTCGATATTAAGCGAACTTTTTATTAGGTTATATGGACGGTTTGAACAAGAAGGTTATATATTACCCAACAAAGCTTTAGATGGTAAAGAAATAAGACCCGACATTAGTGTTTCTCTTCATTTTGAAAAACATCTTGAAAAAAAGTTCCCACAATATAATCGTGAATTTAAAACGTATCTTCATCGATTACCAACTGGTAAAGAAATAGAAGTGAAACAATACAGGAATCATTTGCTTCCCATATTTATAGATTTTGTCGACAAGCATTGGTTACCCGAACATGCATATACCTATTTTAAAAGTCGTGACAAAGAAGCATTAAAGTACCTTCCGAAATTAATCGGATCAGAAACTTGA
- a CDS encoding flavodoxin family protein: MKRRKRMMTNILVILGLTLIVWIVLTVIVGKKGPEKIAIVGAANSDQKALIVYDPDPIYNLDEKVSKSFAEGLLERGWGSKVVTVAAAKKFEKELFDLYVFCANTYNWAPDKAIRDHIKNIDYLQGKDVVAITLGSGSTKRSQRLLEESIKQKEAILIDSRTFWLMKPNTESKTKRSNSKIAVEMANNFGKEIAERIKN, encoded by the coding sequence ATGAAAAGAAGAAAAAGGATGATGACGAATATTCTGGTAATATTGGGATTAACATTGATTGTTTGGATAGTGCTTACGGTCATTGTAGGTAAAAAAGGACCAGAAAAAATTGCTATCGTAGGGGCAGCTAATAGTGATCAGAAGGCACTTATCGTTTACGACCCTGATCCGATTTATAATCTTGATGAAAAGGTAAGCAAATCATTTGCAGAAGGTCTGTTAGAGAGGGGGTGGGGATCAAAAGTGGTTACGGTAGCTGCTGCCAAAAAATTTGAGAAAGAGCTTTTTGATTTATATGTATTCTGTGCGAATACTTATAATTGGGCTCCTGATAAAGCAATTCGTGATCATATAAAAAATATTGATTATTTACAGGGAAAGGATGTAGTTGCGATCACTTTAGGTAGTGGGTCTACAAAAAGATCTCAACGTTTGCTAGAAGAGTCCATCAAACAAAAAGAAGCCATACTTATTGATTCAAGAACATTTTGGTTGATGAAACCCAATACCGAATCAAAAACAAAAAGATCAAATAGTAAAATTGCTGTAGAAATGGCAAATAATTTTGGAAAAGAAATAGCCGAAAGAATTAAAAATTAG
- a CDS encoding flavodoxin family protein, whose amino-acid sequence MKTLIVYFSFSGNNELLAKDLAKDLGADLLQITESKKRGMFGIMLNMLFNRFPKINELDILWNDYRHVILIAPIWNYIIAHPMKTFIKKNKEYLKNYSFITLCSGRDTQKEKIAAQLEKLAGHEPKAIIEFETRTFITREQESKGAYKVTKEDLTRFKKTAAYHNFLETYVAKKETI is encoded by the coding sequence ATGAAAACTCTAATCGTTTACTTTTCCTTTTCTGGAAACAATGAATTATTGGCCAAAGATCTAGCCAAAGACCTAGGAGCCGATCTGTTGCAAATCACCGAATCCAAAAAACGAGGTATGTTCGGGATTATGTTGAATATGTTATTTAATCGTTTTCCTAAGATCAATGAACTGGACATCTTATGGAACGACTATCGCCATGTCATTTTGATAGCTCCCATCTGGAACTATATCATAGCGCATCCGATGAAAACCTTCATCAAAAAAAATAAAGAGTATCTCAAAAACTATTCATTTATAACGCTGTGTTCTGGGCGTGATACACAAAAAGAAAAGATTGCAGCTCAATTAGAAAAATTGGCAGGCCATGAACCTAAAGCAATCATAGAATTCGAGACACGAACATTTATTACCCGAGAACAAGAGAGTAAAGGCGCTTATAAAGTAACTAAAGAAGATCTAACAAGATTTAAAAAAACAGCTGCTTATCATAACTTTTTAGAAACATATGTAGCCAAAAAAGAAACCATATAG
- a CDS encoding DUF4332 domain-containing protein, whose protein sequence is MGYDIDLYKISIDGYKKILQTTHLIPSWKVLKENIDYLNTIKKHGICNLKELQQRLKKKDHLLDFSRQSGLSEQYLNVLRRMINGYLRKPNRIKDFPETSADVVLKLEKIGIKHTRHLFDKIVTLDGRALFSKQVNISDEEILRLTKLTDLSRIRWVNHTFAYVLYEAGFDTVKKVANANPNQLYKKITALNAERKFYPAHIGLNDMKMLVECAEMLPPDIEY, encoded by the coding sequence ATGGGATATGATATTGATTTATATAAAATTAGCATAGATGGTTATAAGAAGATCTTACAAACCACACACCTTATTCCCAGCTGGAAGGTGCTGAAAGAGAATATAGATTACCTTAATACTATTAAAAAACACGGTATTTGTAACTTGAAAGAACTGCAGCAAAGACTGAAGAAAAAAGATCATCTTCTTGATTTTTCGAGACAAAGTGGTTTATCAGAACAGTATCTTAATGTCCTTCGAAGAATGATCAATGGGTATCTTCGAAAACCCAATAGAATTAAAGATTTTCCTGAAACCTCGGCAGATGTTGTATTAAAATTAGAAAAAATTGGGATTAAGCACACACGCCATTTATTTGATAAAATCGTTACCCTAGATGGCAGGGCTTTATTTTCTAAACAAGTAAATATTAGTGATGAAGAAATTTTGAGACTAACCAAATTAACTGATTTGTCCAGAATTCGATGGGTGAATCATACTTTCGCTTATGTCTTGTATGAAGCAGGTTTTGATACCGTCAAAAAAGTGGCAAATGCCAATCCCAACCAATTATATAAAAAAATAACAGCATTAAATGCAGAAAGAAAGTTTTATCCAGCTCATATTGGTTTAAATGATATGAAAATGCTTGTAGAATGTGCAGAAATGTTACCTCCTGATATTGAATATTAA
- a CDS encoding M28 family metallopeptidase encodes MKNTIILVGSFIVCCCGTSQNSTSTNPKIDSQTSVNTELTAVTYAESITAKELKEYLYVFAGDDFEGRDTGEPGQKKAAEYLKKQYQRMGIPSPLGGDDYYQEIPESYFRGGIKSSENVLAFIEGTEKPDEIVVISAHYDHVGTDKDGNIHNGADDDGSGTVSILEIADAFMKAKKDGKGPKRSILFLHVTGEEKGLYGSKFYTENPVFPLENTVTDLNIDMIGRIDKKHEGEDKSNYVYLIGSDRLSTELHNISEKVNTEHTKLDLDYTYNAANDPNRFYFRSDHYNFAKHNIPIIFYFNGVHEDYHKPTDTPDKIEYELMTKRAKLVFYTAWEVANRAERIIVDGAKEGE; translated from the coding sequence ATGAAAAATACTATAATACTAGTTGGTTCATTTATAGTCTGTTGTTGTGGGACTTCACAAAATTCTACATCTACTAATCCAAAAATAGATTCACAGACTAGTGTAAATACAGAATTAACTGCAGTTACTTATGCCGAAAGCATTACGGCCAAAGAATTAAAAGAATATTTATACGTTTTTGCAGGTGATGACTTCGAAGGACGAGATACAGGAGAACCTGGTCAGAAAAAAGCCGCAGAATATTTAAAAAAACAATACCAAAGAATGGGTATCCCTTCTCCTTTAGGAGGGGATGATTATTATCAGGAAATCCCGGAAAGTTATTTTAGAGGAGGTATTAAATCTTCAGAGAATGTATTGGCATTTATTGAAGGTACAGAAAAACCCGATGAGATTGTCGTGATTTCTGCGCATTATGATCATGTAGGAACCGATAAAGATGGTAATATTCATAATGGTGCCGATGATGATGGTTCTGGAACAGTAAGTATCTTAGAAATAGCAGATGCCTTTATGAAAGCAAAGAAAGATGGGAAGGGACCAAAGAGATCTATTTTGTTTTTACATGTTACAGGTGAGGAAAAAGGACTTTATGGATCAAAATTTTATACAGAGAACCCGGTTTTTCCTTTAGAAAATACAGTAACGGACCTCAATATCGATATGATAGGAAGAATTGATAAAAAACATGAGGGAGAAGATAAAAGCAACTATGTGTATTTGATCGGTAGTGATCGGTTAAGTACAGAATTACACAATATCAGCGAAAAAGTAAATACAGAACACACCAAATTGGACTTAGACTATACATATAATGCAGCAAATGATCCAAATCGATTTTATTTTAGAAGTGATCATTACAATTTTGCAAAACATAATATTCCTATCATATTTTATTTTAATGGAGTACATGAGGATTATCATAAACCAACCGATACACCAGATAAAATAGAATATGAACTCATGACTAAAAGAGCAAAGTTAGTATTTTATACCGCCTGGGAGGTAGCAAATAGAGCAGAGAGAATTATTGTTGATGGTGCTAAAGAAGGTGAATAA
- the bshB1 gene encoding bacillithiol biosynthesis deacetylase BshB1: MKLDILAIGAHPDDVELSCSGTIAKEVSRGKKVGILDLTRGELGTRGTPEIRDQEAKNASKILGVATRENLGFKDGFFTNDQDHQLEIIKKIRKYKPEIVLCNAITDRHIDHGKGSKLASDACFLSGLKKIKTTFDGVNQDPWRPKQVYHYIQWANIEPDFVVDISNYIDKKIESVMAYTSQFYDAGSKEPVTPISSKNFIESVKYRAADLGRIIGVHHAEGYTVERYVAVDSIFDLI; this comes from the coding sequence ATGAAGTTAGATATTCTAGCCATAGGAGCTCATCCTGATGATGTAGAACTAAGTTGCTCAGGAACCATAGCCAAAGAAGTTAGTAGAGGTAAAAAAGTTGGAATACTGGATCTTACTCGGGGAGAACTGGGAACAAGAGGTACTCCTGAAATTAGAGATCAGGAAGCAAAAAATGCTTCTAAAATCTTAGGAGTTGCTACCCGCGAAAATTTGGGATTTAAAGATGGTTTTTTTACAAATGATCAGGATCATCAATTAGAGATCATAAAAAAGATAAGAAAATATAAACCCGAAATTGTACTTTGCAATGCAATTACAGATCGCCATATAGATCATGGAAAAGGAAGTAAGCTAGCTAGTGACGCTTGTTTTCTGTCAGGATTAAAAAAAATTAAAACTACTTTTGATGGAGTGAATCAAGATCCCTGGAGACCAAAACAAGTGTATCACTATATTCAATGGGCTAATATTGAGCCCGATTTTGTAGTTGACATTAGTAATTATATTGACAAAAAGATAGAAAGTGTAATGGCATATACCTCTCAATTTTATGATGCGGGTAGTAAAGAGCCTGTTACTCCTATCTCAAGTAAAAATTTTATTGAAAGCGTAAAGTATCGTGCTGCCGATTTAGGACGAATAATAGGTGTACATCATGCCGAAGGCTATACTGTAGAACGCTATGTAGCAGTCGATTCTATTTTTGATTTGATTTAA
- a CDS encoding trans-sulfuration enzyme family protein, whose amino-acid sequence MDTKNIGFNTICTHHGEIKDEQFKGAISPIYMSTSYAFEGVDVKRYPRYFNTPNQEALCKKIAKLEKGESSLIFGSGMAAISTTLFAFLQKGDHIVLQRTLYGGTANLINEEFKKHGIEFSYVDAQTPEGFKQKIQPNTKVIYIETPSNPLLTIIDIKPIAELAKENDIVTIIDNTFASPVNQNPILFGIDIVIHSATKYLGGHSDILAGAVISTEKNIDQIFQVAKNFGGSLSDFTVWMLERSIKTLGIRVQRQNKNALKLAKWLKKHEDIAMVYYPGLKSHPDHEIAKKQMTGYGGMLSFELKEGINASKFQKELQLIKSSMSLAGVESTILSPTLTSHALLTEEERNLQGIKGGLLRLSVGIEEKEDLMQDIQQAIEKVKVPELEH is encoded by the coding sequence ATGGATACAAAAAATATAGGGTTTAATACCATTTGCACTCATCATGGCGAAATCAAAGATGAACAATTTAAAGGAGCTATATCACCAATATATATGTCTACCTCTTATGCTTTTGAAGGTGTAGATGTAAAACGTTACCCCAGATATTTTAACACTCCCAATCAAGAAGCATTATGCAAAAAAATAGCTAAGCTCGAAAAAGGAGAATCTTCTCTGATTTTTGGTAGTGGTATGGCAGCGATAAGCACTACTCTATTTGCATTTTTACAGAAAGGAGATCATATCGTTTTACAACGTACACTCTATGGGGGAACTGCTAATCTTATTAATGAAGAATTTAAAAAGCATGGTATAGAATTTTCTTATGTAGATGCTCAAACCCCAGAAGGTTTTAAACAAAAAATACAACCCAATACTAAGGTAATCTATATAGAAACACCTTCTAATCCTCTATTAACAATTATTGACATTAAACCTATTGCAGAGTTAGCAAAGGAAAATGATATTGTTACTATTATAGATAACACTTTTGCATCTCCTGTAAATCAAAACCCCATTCTATTTGGTATAGATATCGTTATTCACTCTGCTACCAAATACCTGGGAGGTCATAGTGATATTCTGGCAGGAGCTGTTATCTCTACCGAGAAAAATATCGATCAGATCTTTCAGGTTGCAAAAAATTTTGGTGGTAGTTTAAGTGACTTTACAGTATGGATGTTAGAGAGAAGTATAAAAACACTGGGCATTAGAGTACAACGCCAAAATAAGAATGCGCTAAAGCTTGCTAAATGGCTTAAAAAGCATGAAGATATTGCTATGGTCTATTATCCTGGGTTGAAATCACACCCCGACCATGAAATTGCTAAAAAACAAATGACAGGTTATGGTGGTATGTTATCTTTTGAATTAAAAGAAGGTATAAATGCCAGTAAGTTTCAAAAAGAATTACAGCTAATTAAAAGCTCTATGAGTCTTGCCGGGGTTGAAAGTACTATACTATCCCCTACCCTTACCTCACATGCGTTACTCACCGAAGAAGAACGAAATTTACAAGGAATTAAAGGTGGGTTATTACGATTAAGCGTAGGAATTGAAGAAAAAGAAGATTTAATGCAAGATATACAACAAGCCATAGAAAAAGTAAAAGTCCCAGAATTAGAACATTAA